The Perca fluviatilis chromosome 2, GENO_Pfluv_1.0, whole genome shotgun sequence genome includes a region encoding these proteins:
- the LOC120545109 gene encoding olfactory receptor 11A1-like — translation MINSSYVSYFTFGAYFDIGIFKYLLFLIIMCFYALIVCANLLLTVVICMNRSLHEPMYLFLCSLFLTELFGSTGLFPFLLVQILSDIHTVFAPFCFLQIYCLNVYATIQFQNLAILSYDRYLAICYPLQYNTRMTSNKVTMFIALTWLYSFVGVAVLISLSAPLQLCGNIINKVYCNNYIVVKLACSDTRVNNIYGLINTCVVIFGPLILIIYTYIKILKVCFSGSKQTRQKAVSTCTPHLASLLNFSFGSFFEILQSRFDMRSVPMMLQIFLSLYFLTCQPIFNPLIYGLQLSKIRSLCKSLIFGKTSTDV, via the coding sequence ATGATAAACTCTTCATATGTTTCATATTTCACTTTTGGTGCATACTTTGATATTGGGATCTTTAAATACTTACTTTTTCTGATCATTATGTGTTTTTATGCTTTAATAGTTTGTGCTAATCTATTGCTGACTGTGGTTATCTGTATGAACAGAAGCTTACATGAACCTATGTACCTTTTTCTGTGCAGCCTGTTTTTAACTGAACTGTTTGGTAGTACAGGGTTGTTTCCATTCCTTCTGGTTCAGATCctctctgacattcacactgtTTTTGCTCCCTTTTGTTTCCTGCAGATTTATTGTTTGAATGTATATGCAACTATACAATTTCAGAATTTAGCCATTCTGTCTTATGACAGATATCTTGCCATCTGTTATCCTCTGCAATATAACACACGTATGACATCTAACAAGGTTACCATGTTTATTGCTCTAACATGGTTATACTCATTTGTTGGAGTTGCTGTCTTGATATCTTTAAGTGCTCctttacagctgtgtgggaACATCATTAACAAAGTCTACTGTAACAACTATATTGTTGTCAAACTGGCCTGCTCTGACACCAGAGTCAATAACATTTATGGACTCATTAACACTTGTGTTGTAATCTTTGGTCCTCTCATTTTAATCATTTACACGTACATCAAGAtccttaaagtgtgtttttctgGTTCTAAACAGACCAGACAGAAAGCTGTCAGTACCTGCACACCTCACCTCGCTTCTCTACTCAACTTTTCTTTTGGTTCTTtctttgaaatattacagagcaGGTTTGATATGAGAAGTGTACCCATGATGTTGcagatttttctgtctttatacTTTCTGACCTGCCAACCAATCTTCAACCCTTTAATATATGGCCTGCAATTGTCTAAAATACGTAGCTTATGTAAAAGTCTTATCTTTGGTAAAACGTCAACTGATGTTTAA